In Hippoglossus hippoglossus isolate fHipHip1 chromosome 19, fHipHip1.pri, whole genome shotgun sequence, the DNA window AAAGGTTTTCCCCTGGATGAAGGAGTCGAGACACAACCAGACCCACGGCAGGAGGACCTCAGGTTTGTGTGACgccaagaggaggaagaggaggaggaggaggaagaggaggaggccagtTACCAAATGAGGCCTTTTCATTTATGAGCTCTCTAATGAGCTCGGATACAGTTAATTGAGGAGATTAGCTCATATTTTCCATCGTCGGGTTCAAAAGGTCACGGAAGCTATTAATTAAATCCAGTCAGGCGAATACACACTGGCTCCGTCTGATCCACATTCAGTTTGAGGGTCAGTTAAAGTAAAGTCAACAGGAACATTCATTTGTTCAACACTTTTCAAAACGAGTGCAGAGGAAATATTTGCAAAAGCAGAAACAACAATTAACCCAGAAATggaataaatattataaaatgttttttgtaattattttgagaAAACACAAGTGCTTCTATTTGAAAACGTGACTCCCCTGTAAAGGCCtggtctttatttattattagcagaaatatattaaaatattttataggATTTTTTACAAATTACAACTTTGATGTACAAAAaaaatttagaaaaacaaaaatgtagatTTGAAGAAGCAAATATTTTTGGGCAGAACAtgctacttaaaaaaaaaaaaaaataaccaaagacAAATTATCTTGGtccctttttattgtttcattgcttttattctgtgaaGCTTTTGTGTTTTATCGTTTGGATGAAAAGTGCAATAAGCTCTGATTGATTTCTAAATCTTCCTCCACTGTCAAGTTTAGTTTACAACCTATAACTTACTCGTTAAATATCCCATGTGCTCTGTTTGTATTTCCACTGTTTCTGTCATGTTGTTCATTTGTCTGCtgtctgattattatttattcatttaagaTGTATTTTAGAGCAGGTGCACGTGACAGTTTAGTATAAATGGAGGAAACTGACAGTAAAGGAGGAAAAGACACTAAAACCAGGTTCAAGcagaaaatgactgaaaatagTCAGATAAGatcaaagtcaaataaaaggAGGATAAAGGGGATGAAACAGAAACGTCTCCAGTGGATTCTGGAGTtcaaccctctctctctttcctcttctgcaCAGACTGCACCGTCAACGAGAAGTGTCCAGGCGCGACCCCGGCCTCCAAGCGGACGCGCACCGCGTACACGAGCGCGCAActggtggagctggagaaggagttcCACTTCAGCCGCTACCTGTGCCGGCCGCGGCGGGTGGAGATGGCCAGCCTGCTCAACCTGCACGAGAGGCAGATCAAgatctggttccagaaccgCAGGATGAAGCAGAAGAAGGACGAGAGGCAGCAGGGCCTCACCCCCaccacgtcctcctcctctcccccgtcCTCCCCCTCCGCCCCGGGCAGCCCCACTCTGTCCAGCCTGGGTTATGTGCATGTGGGAGGGGATTACCAGGCGGCCTCTCCTCCGCTCCAGTCCcagtcccagcagcagcagcctcagtaCCCGGCACAATACTCCAAATATCCGGCTCTGGGCTTTACGCACGGTCCGCCATTCGAAGTGCAGTACGACACGCACGGCAGCGCGCACACAACAAACCAAAGTGTGGACGTGACCGGTTCCTTCttcccacagagctgctgctcttctcaGGACAGAATCATGCAGGCTCCCAAACTGACTCATCTGTAGCAGATCCTCGAGAAACTTTCTCTTTACTTTATGGAGGCGAAACGTGACTGATCCGTCTTGAAGCATGAGTttctattgtttatttattgaactAATTATCTAAATACTAGTCTCAgcttctatttatttgtatttattcctcTGCAGCCTGTCAATCCACTGTTGGTTTAACTTTTACGCATGAGCCTCTTCAGGAGCGTTACAACCCAGCCCCATgtggtttaaaatgaaaacgttaactgttgtttttaggtaaaataaataaataaaaaaaagactccCCAGAGTAAATATTTCTCTAAGAGCCAGTCGACTGTAATTCAGCCAAAACGCTGGTAAAATGGCAAATCCAgcgttttttcttcttcttaaagCTTAATTATCTCTTGAGTTC includes these proteins:
- the LOC117752892 gene encoding homeobox protein Hox-B3-like, with amino-acid sequence MAMQRSNVQHHHHHPHHQDFTLCSGFGCAHQAAAAHPQVGGQLETLDRGPVARRSKIQKFNMSKKVFPWMKESRHNQTHGRRTSDCTVNEKCPGATPASKRTRTAYTSAQLVELEKEFHFSRYLCRPRRVEMASLLNLHERQIKIWFQNRRMKQKKDERQQGLTPTTSSSSPPSSPSAPGSPTLSSLGYVHVGGDYQAASPPLQSQSQQQQPQYPAQYSKYPALGFTHGPPFEVQYDTHGSAHTTNQSVDVTGSFFPQSCCSSQDRIMQAPKLTHL